CAGCAAATGGTGGCCTCGGGAGCTGGGGCTGTGGTCACCTCCCTCTTCAGTAAGACCTAGGGAGATGGGATGTGGGCAGCtggggtgtgtgtgatgtgggctAGAGGTTGGAGGCAGTTTGGTTCTGATAATGAAGAGGGTGAGTGGGGTACTGAAGAAGCCTTCAGATCCACCTCCTTCCCCAGTGACACCCCTGGATGTGGTGAAGGTCCGCCTCCAGTCTCAGAGGCCCTCAGTAGCCAGCGGTGAGTACCTGGACCTGGAGCCAGATTGAGGGGGGCTGCCTGACAAACTGTGGATCTCCCAGAGATGGGATCCCAGTGTGGGGGGGCAGTCCTGATCACCATGGATGACTTGTGTTTCAGAGTTGACACCTTCCAGATTCTGGAGTCTCTCCTACACCAAATGTGAGTGCCCCGAGCTGCTGGAGCCTGGAAGGGCCCAGGAAAGAAGCGTTCCAGTGTCCCTAGAATATCCGGGTGCCCATGGTCATAGACTAGTATATACTTTTAGTTCACATTAGCCAGCCTTGTGTCCTGCACAGGAATATCCACACAGTGACCCGGGTGTGTCACCCAGCAAGGGTCCCTGCCACCCTAATGCCCGTCCCCTCCCTCCAGCGCCCTCGGCTCTGCAATCCCCAGGGAAGTGCCTCCTCTACTGCAACGGCATCCTGGAGCCGCTGTACCTGTGCCCAAATGGTACCCGCTGCGCCACCTGGTTTCAGGATCCTACCCGATTCACTGGCACCTTGGTAAGGAGCAGCCGTGTACCTGGGGGACTCGGTTTGGTTAGGCTGCAGCTATGGGGAATTCAGAGCAGGTAAGGGGTGGCCTGCTCAGTGTAGGAAGGGCTTGCCTGGGATTCGTTCAGGATTTTTGGTCCtgatgctgagaatcaaaacAATAACTGTAACATCTTAATACATGCTAGTCGGGCACTCTGCTACTGAAGAGCGCACCCTAGCCCTccttaaaggtttttttgttttgtttttgttttttcaagacagagtttctctgtgtagcttttggcgcctgtcctggaactcacttttgtagaccaggttggccttgaactcacagagattcacctgcctcccgagtgctgggattagaggcatgcaccaccactgcctggcccctccTTAACGCTTTAAAGGGTGACTAGGAGTCCACCTAGAACCAGATGGGGAGCTGCATGTGTGGAAGCCTGAGGGCCTAACCAGCTCTTAGCAGGACTCAGGACTATGGGCAGAGGCTGAGGGCATCCAGCCAGGCCCTGCCTGAGACAGTCCATCACAGACCTTGCTCACGCCTTCTTCTTTCCCCTGGGCTGGTGCTGGCTTGGTCAGGATGCCTTTGTGAAGATTGTGAGGCACGAGGGCACTAGGACCCTGTGGAGCGGCCTCCCAGCCACCTTGTGAGTACCCCAGTCTTTGGGGTGTTTCCTTCCCTTGACTCCTATTgactgggtgggggagggagtgttTGGAGGGTTGGGGAGCCCTTAGGTGACTTTTCTGGCCCCTTTTCTTGCTCCTAGGGTGATGACTGTGCCAGCCACTGCTGTCTACTTCACTGCCTATGACCAGCTCAAGGCGTTCCTATGTGCTCAatccttgacctctgacctctgtgcaccCATGATGGCCGGTGCCCTCGCCCGTAGTGAGCACAGCCTTGGCCCTTGATTTCTCTGTCCAGCCTGGGTCCCAGCACCAGCCTCTGCCAgcctgggggtggagagagactCTAAACCCTCAGACCCTGGGGTAAGAGCTGGGTGTTGACGCCTGGCGTCCGTGGCCTGACCTTCCACTTTCTTACCAACCGCAGTGGGCACCGTGACGGTGATCAGCCCCTTGGAGCTGGTGCGGACCAAGCTGCAGGCTCAGCACGTGTCCTACCGCGAGCTAGCGACCTGTGTTCAAGCTTCGGTGGCTCAGGGGGGCTGGCGCTCACTGTGGCTGGGCTGGGGTCCCACCGCCCTTCGAGATGTGCCCTTCTCAGGTAGGCACTCGGGTCAGGGTGTAGGGCAAAAGAGCCCTTAGTGTTCGAGGGGTCTGCGGCCAAGTCCCTCCCTTGTTAATAATGGCCatgctgaggggcccccagctggatcaggccctctgaataggtgagacagttgaatggcttgatcagtttgggaggcaactaggcagtgggaccgggtcctgtgctcattgcatgagttggctgtttgaaacctggagcttatgcagggacgcttggctctgtctgggaggaagggactggacctgcctggactgagtctaccaggttgatcgcagtcctcgggggaggacttgtcctggaagaggtgggaatggagggtaggctgggggtaaggggagggggtgggagggggagaataggggaacccatggctgatatgtagaactgaatgtattgttaaaatatattataatatatataatatatatatatatatatatatatatatatatatatataaaaataataatggccATGAACCCACATctcttctctgagccttggcttcCTGGTTTGTGATATGGACTCGGCGGGGGTCGGAGGTCAGAGCAGGCTGCACCCGGGGTGGTCTGGAGAGGAGAAGTCTGGAGCCCACTCCCTGGCTCCCCCTTAATGAGTGTATCTGTTTCCCAAGCTCTGTACTGGTTCAACTATGAGCTGGCAAAGGGCTGGCTGAACGGGCTGAGACCGAAAGACCAGACGTCCGTGGGCGTCAGCTTCGTGGCTGGTGGCGTCTCAGGAATGGTGAGTTGATGGGTTGGGGGTGAGGCCACCAAAGGTGTCCTACAGGACCCTGAGTGGGCGTGAGCAGAGATGCCCAGGAGGCCCCCCCCCCAGCGGTGCCGGCTCGGGAGCCTGCTTGCTTTCGTCAGCCACTCTTGGGGGGCCTGGGAATGGAACCGAGCCCTGTCCCCACCCCGCCAGGTGGCTGCCACCCTTACTCTGCCCTTTGATGTGGTGAAGACCCAGCGACAGATCGCACTGGGGACAGTGGAGGCTGTGAGAGGTGAGCTGGGGTTAGTCAAGGTGGAGGGCAGACAGGCGCCCAAACTGGGTCCCACTGAGCCGggccttgaatttgcagtgaAGCCCCCAAGAGTTGATTCCACTTGGCTCCTGCTTCGGAGAATCCAGGCCGAATCGGGCACCAGGGGCCTCTTTGCAGGTGGGTGCCTGCTGTGTGCACATGAACTGTGTCTGTCCATGTCATGTATACGAAGGACCTGGACCCTAACCGAGGCCTGACCTCCCACCACAGGGTTCCTCCCAAGGATCATCAAGGCTGCGCCCTCGTGTGCCATCATGATCAGCACTTACGAGTTTGGCAAAAGCTTCTTCCAGAGGCTCAACCAGGAACAGCCTCTGGACCACTGAAAGGCAAAGAACAACCAGCTCTTGCGCGGGTCGGGACAGGAGACCGAGCCAAGTGCCTTCCCTCCTGCCCAGTCGTCCAGGCTACCCTCACACGTGGGTTCCTGCTGCTCCCACCACGACCTCTCGTCCAcctccaagttcaagaccaaaTCTAACAGCCGCCCCTCTCTTTGTATCCCCTGATGTTTGTTGTAGCCTGGCCCCGAGGAATCAGGATCTCGGGCCAGGCAGCCCTGTTGATTCCCCTTCTAAAGATGATGACCTTCTGTGCACTGCGTGACTGCGGTGTCtcggggtatgtgtgtgcatttggggGTCCCCAGTTGGTCACCCACACCTGTTatttccagcacttaggaggctgaggcaggaggattgcctttaGTACCAGGTGAACCAGTACTGCAAAGCtagatttttgtcttaaaaaaaaaccaaaactgccactctggcatggtggcgcacacctttaatcccagcactggagtgttgaggcaggtggatctctgagtctgaagccTGCCTGTCTATGtgggtccaggccagccagagactGTCTTTAAAGCTTCCCACCTTACAGGCTGCCCAGACAGGTAGGGTGGGGGTAAAGGGTGCCGATGTGGTGGTGAGGTCCTTCCATGCTAGGCCgctgtgttggggtggggtgagagcaAGAGGCCATCTCCCCAGGGCATGCCAAGGTGGCATCCCAGGGCAGAGCTGCCTACTTGCCAGCTCTGGCACAATGGACGGGCACAGGCCTGTGGCAGGGAAATGCCCCCCCAAAGCACACCCTCAAGGAGCTCTGCCAGGGCTTAAGGAGGTCTGAGAGGGGTCAGAGCCAGAGGGCACTGCAGATCTACAGGAGCCCCCTACCTCGAATTATGACCCCATGTGCTCCCTCCCACAGGGCGCATGCTAGTTAAGAGACCCTGTCATGGACCCCTGCCCCACTCCCCGACAGATGAAGCCACCTCAGTCCTCTGGTTTTTATTTGCCTAATCTCTCCCTACATAGGTACCGAGGAAGGGTGACTTCAGAGGGTGTACAGGGACAGACCAGAGGCAGGGCAGCCGGAATGCCAGGGCTGGACCACCTGCTCCTGAGGCAGGTGTGGAAGATGAGCAGCGGGAAGCAGGCAGGCTTCCCCGGGGGACTGAGGGCCTGTGGCCCGGGTGCCCCTTCCCCCGGCCCCACCACTTCCCAGTGCAACGCCTGCCTCCTTGGCCGGAAGCAGGAAGAGACTTGGCTTGTCTTTCCCTAGAGACCCTTGGCTAGGTGGGCAGCATTCTTGAAGGGTTGCCTGGGTTGGGGACTCAAAGGTGGCAGTTGTCCGTGGCCCCTAGCAGATGGGGCTGGCATTGCCCACGCTGTTCCTCAGCTCGGGCTAAGCGCTGGGCTGCCCTCGGGGCTGTCGCTCACCAGACATTCGTTGGATTTGAAGCTCGCCAGGGACTTGCAGCTGGGGATGGAGGCCAGGGAGCCGCAGAGGCCCAGCATGGAGGGCGTGGGGTCCTTCCCTGGGGAGAGAGGGCGGGTGAGGCTGGACCAACCAGactgtgtgtggggggcaggggtTTCATGGATGGGCAGTAAAAGGACAGTTCTCAGGTCACCCCCAGGAGACTCTTGGCCTCTTCTGGAGCATCTGCCATTTTTTGATTAAACCCTGACTCAGCATGCCTTGCATGGGGCTTGGGACACTGTATTGTAAACGTCAGTTTATCTCTGTCTCCCCCTGAGCCTCCGCCTCTTTGTCCATTTATTAAGCACACAGAGAGCATTTGCTCTGGTTCACACTCTGGGAATACAGAGAATGGACAAGACATGGTCCCTGCCCTCGTGGAGCTCACAGTCTGATtggggagacacacacactcacacagagtcACAAACACAGTGTGGTGGGTTACATATCCAAAGCCTGCTGTGTCTCAAAATCCAGTTACCTGATACAGTGTAGTTATATAGCtatagattaaaaaagaaagagaagagagacaggaaatccAGGCATTGGGAGAACTAGGAAGGGAGGAACCAAGGTGGAGCCAGGGGTGAGGTCAACACAAAATGCATGCGTTGAAGTCCTGGGCATTCACTCGGAGGGAGCCACTAATTTGGTTCTGAGCTTCCTGGCAgccaaagaaaagggggaaaatcgATCAGGCGAGCAGTTGAGTGTGCACGTGGTGAGAGCAAACCAGGCCGAGGAATCCCTGGAGTATGAGCCCTCTCCATACATGAACACTGGGGTTCTTTTTACCAATATCCCTATTTTACAGGTGGGAATATGGGCCAGCAAAAAGAGACCAAGCTCAGGTTCTCTGAGTCCCCAAACCAAGCTCCCTCATTGGTGCTGTAAGAAGAGGAAAGGTTGAGAGAAGGGTCTAGCCATTGCTTCACTTGGGACCCCTGAAGtatactgagtgtgtgtgtgtgtgtgtgtgtgtgtgtgtgtgtgtgtgtgtgtgtgtgtatgcgcgctcACCAATGGGGCCCCAGGGTTCCTCGTCCCGCTTGCCCTCTCCCAGGCGCTGGGAAtctgagctcaggctggcctctgcagacagcGGCTCCGTGCTcaggaagctgtgtctgcagaacagagaagagcaggcagtgGCCGGGAGCTCCAGGCCTGCTTCCTGGGAGTGGGGTTTGGGGGCATCAGTTGGGTTGGGGCTTACCTCCGATATAGCTTGGAGTTGCCGGCACCCTCAGGCCTATTGAGTGTGCTCAGGGAGGGCCATTGGTTGACCAGGGGTGTGGTGAACTCCTTGGAACCCTGGGCCAGGGGGGCATGGTCACCGGGGATCAGACCTgtcctgggagggggagggggatcaGGCCTGGCTGGAAAAGGGAGGCCAGACTCAGCAAAGGTAGGGGCCAGGGCCTAGAAAGGAAACCTGAGTGGTAAAAATGGGGATATATGTGGCTCAGGGGAGATGGCACACACGTGGAATTCCAGCACCAAGAGGTGGATGCAGAAGGAACACAAGTCTCAGACCTGCTACATAATGAGGCCATATTTCTAAAAGGGGCCAGGGAGGCAGTGTTAGATCCTGGAGTGGTACAGGAATAGCCTAGGGGCAGAGGTGGCCAGGACTGGTGTGCCCCTGTTGGGAGTTGGAGTGATGGAGTGTTTAGGAGTCAGAATGACGTATGAGCAAAGTGGAGAGGGTGGGTACTCTTGAAGGGGTGGGATTTGTGCTAGCTAGCTGGGACAGGTTTAGGAAGAAATGTTCTAGGTTGTGGGGTCAGTGGGTGATGCAGATCAGAGGTCTGAACAGTGGGAGTGGTACAATAAAGCTGAAGGCTGCTGAGGTCCCGTGAGTAATGTGGTCCCTGCAGCAGTGGCTAGTGTCTAGCTGAGGTGATGGAGGCTCTTAGAGGCTGTGGGAGCTTAATGTTAGGGGTGATGTTTGGCAACCGCAGGATcttgggagagaaggaagggatgggATGGGTGGGCTGATGCACATTGGTAGTTGATGTCAGGAAAGTGATGCCATCCGATGGAGTCATTTTAGGGTTCACAGGGGTCGGGACAGGGCAGGAGGCGGGCTCACAGCTGCTCCTGCAGCTCCAGGATCACGCCTTCCAGCTCCCGCTTCTCACGCTGATTCTGCGCTGCAGCCTcctccagctgcagctgcagccgcCGGTTCTCCGCCTCCAGGTCCTTCAGCTGCGACTCGCGCAGACGCACCAGCTCCTCCAGGTATCCCTGCAGGGCGCCAGCTCAGCCTGGACTTCCAAGGGGGTCCCCCAGCCTGGACCCTggccacaccacacccagctccccgAGCCTCGCCCCGCTCACCTTCTGCGCATAGACAATGCGAAACTTCTGTTCCATCTTGTGCCACTTGCTGTACCAACTGTCCTCGTCGGTGACGAGCGGCAGGTAGGGGTGCTCGGGCGAGTTGTCCTCGCTGGTGCTGCTCTCCGCACTGTGCCGCTCCTCCTCATCCGTCAGGTAGTCGTAGCTTAGGAGCGGGAGCAGTGGGTGGGGCCGGCTCCGCCCCGCCTCGCCCCACTAGCACCCCAACTCCGACCCTTGGGCAGTGACACCAGGATGACACTCAGCGCCCTTCCGGTGCCCATCTCCTCACCCACCGCAATAACGGGGCTGCTCACCTCTGGGTGAATTTTAGGTAGGGCGTGTAATCGATGACCACCGGCGTCTTCCCGTCCAGAACTTCGCCCTTTAGACAGAAGCTGGGGCAGAAGAgccacaggggtgggggagggaatgaggggcGTTGGACAGTTGTGGGGGAGGAAGTCCCCTTCACCACCGCCATGCAGACCCCACCTGAAGTCGATGGCGCTCAGCCCAATCAGCATCCCCGTGAGGACAGTGGCTTCCTCCCGCAGCATGATGGCTCCGGAGTCATAGAACCGTCTGTAGGGAGAGGAGAACGGAGACTCCCAAGGGGCCCCACACCCAGGACTTCTCTGCTTGGCTTACTTACTATAAACTTTCCTGGAGGAAGGAGATGCCTTCTTTCTGCTCACCAGACTGTCTTCTTGGACGCTCATTGGAACTAGtgcctaccccacccccacccccatcacaatGCACACGTCCTGACAAGAgactctctttttttattttgttttgttttcgagacagggtttctctgtgtagctttggagcctgtcctggatctcactctgtagaccaggctggactcgaactcacaaagatttgcctagctctgccttccgagtgctgggattaaaggcgtgcgccaccactgcccagccaagagACACTCTTCTGTTCTCTAAGCTAAGCAGCCTCTATCAAGCACTGGGTCACCCCAATCCTTTAAATCAGGGAGCAAGTCATAGTCGTTAGTGCTTGTTATACATACAGTAGATCCTCAAAAGACAACTCTGAAATGTGAAGACTAGGGATagaatgtagtaaaaaaaaaaatcaggtttgagGGGGGACCCTCCTAACCTCAATAGCTTCCTACCCCCCAATGGCATGTTCAGCCTTGTGATCTCTGACCCTCAGGACCCACCTTCCTGGCAACTCCCCAGGGCCAAGCACCGAAGCGCCTCCACACATTGGAACTCTGTTCTTGGAAGACCAGAGTGACTGCCTTTGTGTGCGGAGCTGTCGGGGCTGTGTGTTGTAGGTCATGGTGCAAGGCCAAGTGAAATGGTACATGACTGAGGCCGCCGCAGTCCTGTTACCATGTGCATACTGGGACTTGTAGTCCAGATACTGAAGGCTGCTGTGGGGACGTAAGGCTTAGGCAATGAAGGTGCAAACTGCTGCTGTCCTGGAGGTCTGTCTGACCTGGTAGTTCGGTTGTCCCGAAGAGCTGTGGTGATGTATTCTGACATACGCTTCTCCATGAGAGCCACCCGGATCCATGCCCGGCCCTAGAAAGCACGATCACCTTCAGTTGTCCCAGAGGGACCTATATGTGCAACATCAGGTGTGGTcacccttcccagtgctgtgggcAAGGGGTAAGCAAGGACAGGGCCCCTCTGTCCAAAGCGGGGGGCAGTGTGTTGACGCCGGCTGTGGCCCCTCACCTTGGCTCGAGCTGTACTGATATTCTCCATGTTCTCAATGCTGCTCACGCAGTTGTTGGGCACTTTGCTGCAGGCCAGTCGGATATAGTCCCAGAAGCCCCGTTGCCCATCCGAGCTGAACCAGCTCACTGGACCTGCTGGGGCACAAGCTGAGCCAGGGCAGGGAGGGAACTCAGCAAGACCAGGGAGTTTGGAAAGGGTCCATGTCATAAAGCACTCACATGtataagcatgagccaccacacacacacacacacacacacacacacacacacacacacacacacacaacacacacacacacacaaaacacacacacacacacaacacacacaacacacatacacacacaacacacacacacaacaaacacacacacacacacacacaacacacacacacacacacacacacacgtactgcCTCCCCCAGCATAAGCAGCGGGCTTGCCAACAGAGCTGCATGCCCACTGATGGAGCTGTGGGCAGATGACCCTTCCCCAGTCTCCTGGTactgtgtgtttgtttctatgtACAGCCCAGAAGGGAGCCCTGGGCCAGGGATGGCGTTTAGAAATCCACAGAGGAAGGATATCGGAGCAGGGTGGTGGCCGGAGCCACAGGCTGAGGCTGGAAGGGGTGGGCGATGATGGCCTACCTTTAAAACGGTGACTGAGAATCTGCTCCAAAATGGCTGCGAAATTAACAAACTCCTCGGATGAGTCGTCGATGGGCTCCGCTGTGTACTTCTCTAGCAAGGTTTTCACAGAGAACCTGGgttgagggcaggggagggggagggggtcaaACAGGGTGGTAGAGGCAGGGTGTCAGAGAGGATGTAATAGACAGAGGGGGGGTCAGGAAGGGCATGAATGTGATGTGGGAGCAGATGAAACCAGAGTGACCACAGAAGATTCTAGACTAGGTGGATAAGAGGGTGACAGATGCAGGGAGGGGGACAGGCTGATCGGCAGAGCAGGTGCAGAAGAGACAGCCAGAGAAAGGAAGCTTCAGGGACAAGGTATGAGAGAGGATGAAACAATATGTAGAAAAAACGAGACTGCAAGAGGTAGGGGTCAGCCCCAGACTCTGTCCCTGCCACCCTTCAGAGTGGCATTTTCCACACGTGTGAACTGAGGGTCAATCAGGAGTCAGAAGTCAGTTTGCACCCATGCTCCCCAACAGTCTTTCAGCATTGTTGGAGCGGGCTTCTGTCTCTCTGGGGGCCGGGGGTCGCCTGTACCAGAGCATATGAATGTAGGCATGCATGCGTGGCCAGGTGGATGGATACTCAGCTCCGGgacatccctcctccctcttccctcctccctcttctcagtAGCCCACCCACACACCAGCTGCCCAGAGCCAGGCAGTACAGAGCTTGGGGCGTGGGGGGAGAATGCAGGGTGTGGGTCTGACATACATCAGGTGGGAGGGAGCTCTGGCAGAAGGTCCCTGAGAGGGATCAGGGGGCCCAgacactggcttctcttctcaGGGAGGGAGATAGGCAAAGAAGGCAAGTGAGGCCGAGGGCCTGGAGCCAGGCAGCCTCCATCACTCTCTCCAGCCTTGCTGAAGCCTGCGGCATCCTCTGCCGTCCTTCCTCGGTAGTCTCCACTTGCCATCTTTGCAGTGAGCGGAACAAGGAGAGGACACACAGCTCCTAACATCTCATTACTGCTGTTTCTAAGACAAAGCAGGAGTAGGGTGTCCAGGGATACGGGAGATACTTGGATATGTCCTTTTATTCTACCCATGTTTGCCAAGCTGTACAATGTGCCCAGAACTGTATTTCATGTGCATCAACCCACCTGTCCTTATCACAGCCCTGAGAGGTGGGTCCTCTTATGACCACCTTCTCCGTATTATAGATAAAGGAGGCTAAAGGCTCCAGAAATGGACTGATCAGTCGTGTAACTTGGGAGAAGGCATGCCATTCTCCATCCTTGGCTCTTTCTGCTCCGACTTACAGCTTCCTAGTGGCTGTTATAATTATGGAGGCTCGGCCAGTAAgctggttcagtggataaaggcacaaAGCACAATggcccaagttcaatcccaggaactccatggtggaaggagagaccttaCGCCcatcagttgtcctctgacttccacactcaaACCatggcacacgcacacacaaaataagtaaacaaacaaacaaatgtcatCTCTTAAAAAAGtactagccaggcatggtggcacatgcctttggtcccagtactcaagaggcagaggcaggaggatcactgtgagttccaggttagcctggtttacacagtgaattccaggacagccagaactacatagatcctgtcttaaaaaagaaaaagaaggccgggcagtggtggtgcacgcctttaatcccagcactcgggaggcagaggcaggcggatctctgtgagttcgaggccagcctggtctacagagtgagttccaggaaaggtgcaaagctacacagagaaaccttgtctcgaaaaaaaccaaaaaaaaaaaaaaaaaaaaaagagagagagagagagagaagaaaagaaaggaaaaataaaaagaaaaaaatcaaataaacaagtaCTGAGGCTCTAAGAAGCCTCTGCCCTCTGTTGTCTGCCTCAGTGGAACACAGGCTCCTAAAACTCCCAAGCCAGCAGCCAACCACCCGAGCCTCT
This Peromyscus leucopus breed LL Stock chromosome 8b, UCI_PerLeu_2.1, whole genome shotgun sequence DNA region includes the following protein-coding sequences:
- the Slc25a39 gene encoding solute carrier family 25 member 39 isoform X2, producing the protein MDDQDPGGISPLQQMVASGAGAVVTSLFMTPLDVVKVRLQSQRPSVASELTPSRFWSLSYTKSPSALQSPGKCLLYCNGILEPLYLCPNGTRCATWFQDPTRFTGTLDAFVKIVRHEGTRTLWSGLPATLVMTVPATAVYFTAYDQLKAFLCAQSLTSDLCAPMMAGALARMGTVTVISPLELVRTKLQAQHVSYRELATCVQASVAQGGWRSLWLGWGPTALRDVPFSALYWFNYELAKGWLNGLRPKDQTSVGVSFVAGGVSGMVAATLTLPFDVVKTQRQIALGTVEAVRVKPPRVDSTWLLLRRIQAESGTRGLFAGFLPRIIKAAPSCAIMISTYEFGKSFFQRLNQEQPLDH
- the Slc25a39 gene encoding solute carrier family 25 member 39 isoform X1, translated to MDDQDPGGISPLQQMVASGAGAVVTSLFNPPPSPVTPLDVVKVRLQSQRPSVASELTPSRFWSLSYTKSPSALQSPGKCLLYCNGILEPLYLCPNGTRCATWFQDPTRFTGTLDAFVKIVRHEGTRTLWSGLPATLVMTVPATAVYFTAYDQLKAFLCAQSLTSDLCAPMMAGALARMGTVTVISPLELVRTKLQAQHVSYRELATCVQASVAQGGWRSLWLGWGPTALRDVPFSALYWFNYELAKGWLNGLRPKDQTSVGVSFVAGGVSGMVAATLTLPFDVVKTQRQIALGTVEAVRVKPPRVDSTWLLLRRIQAESGTRGLFAGFLPRIIKAAPSCAIMISTYEFGKSFFQRLNQEQPLDH
- the Rundc3a gene encoding RUN domain-containing protein 3A isoform X1, with product MEASFVQTTMALGLPSKKASSRNVIVERRNLITVCRFSVKTLLEKYTAEPIDDSSEEFVNFAAILEQILSHRFKACAPAGPVSWFSSDGQRGFWDYIRLACSKVPNNCVSSIENMENISTARAKGRAWIRVALMEKRMSEYITTALRDNRTTRRFYDSGAIMLREEATVLTGMLIGLSAIDFSFCLKGEVLDGKTPVVIDYTPYLKFTQSYDYLTDEEERHSAESSTSEDNSPEHPYLPLVTDEDSWYSKWHKMEQKFRIVYAQKGYLEELVRLRESQLKDLEAENRRLQLQLEEAAAQNQREKRELEGVILELQEQLTGLIPGDHAPLAQGSKEFTTPLVNQWPSLSTLNRPEGAGNSKLYRRHSFLSTEPLSAEASLSSDSQRLGEGKRDEEPWGPIGKDPTPSMLGLCGSLASIPSCKSLASFKSNECLVSDSPEGSPALSPS
- the Rundc3a gene encoding RUN domain-containing protein 3A isoform X2; the encoded protein is MEASFVQTTMALGLPSKKASSRNVIVERRNLITVCRFSVKTLLEKYTAEPIDDSSEEFVNFAAILEQILSHRFKAGPVSWFSSDGQRGFWDYIRLACSKVPNNCVSSIENMENISTARAKGRAWIRVALMEKRMSEYITTALRDNRTTRRFYDSGAIMLREEATVLTGMLIGLSAIDFSFCLKGEVLDGKTPVVIDYTPYLKFTQSYDYLTDEEERHSAESSTSEDNSPEHPYLPLVTDEDSWYSKWHKMEQKFRIVYAQKGYLEELVRLRESQLKDLEAENRRLQLQLEEAAAQNQREKRELEGVILELQEQLTGLIPGDHAPLAQGSKEFTTPLVNQWPSLSTLNRPEGAGNSKLYRRHSFLSTEPLSAEASLSSDSQRLGEGKRDEEPWGPIGKDPTPSMLGLCGSLASIPSCKSLASFKSNECLVSDSPEGSPALSPS
- the Rundc3a gene encoding RUN domain-containing protein 3A isoform X3; amino-acid sequence: MEASFVQTTMALGLPSKKASSRNVIVERRNLITVCRFSVKTLLEKYTAEPIDDSSEEFVNFAAILEQILSHRFKGPVSWFSSDGQRGFWDYIRLACSKVPNNCVSSIENMENISTARAKGRAWIRVALMEKRMSEYITTALRDNRTTRRFYDSGAIMLREEATVLTGMLIGLSAIDFSFCLKGEVLDGKTPVVIDYTPYLKFTQSYDYLTDEEERHSAESSTSEDNSPEHPYLPLVTDEDSWYSKWHKMEQKFRIVYAQKGYLEELVRLRESQLKDLEAENRRLQLQLEEAAAQNQREKRELEGVILELQEQLTGLIPGDHAPLAQGSKEFTTPLVNQWPSLSTLNRPEGAGNSKLYRRHSFLSTEPLSAEASLSSDSQRLGEGKRDEEPWGPIGKDPTPSMLGLCGSLASIPSCKSLASFKSNECLVSDSPEGSPALSPS
- the Rundc3a gene encoding RUN domain-containing protein 3A isoform X5, giving the protein MEASFVQTTMALGLPSKKASSRNVIVERRNLITVCRFSVKTLLEKYTAEPIDDSSEEFVNFAAILEQILSHRFKAGPVSWFSSDGQRGFWDYIRLACSKVPNNCVSSIENMENISTARAKGRAWIRVALMEKRMSEYITTALRDNRTTRRFYDSGAIMLREEATVLTGMLIGLSAIDFSFCLKGEVLDGKTPVVIDYTPYLKFTQSYDYLTDEEERHSAESSTSEDNSPEHPYLPLVTDEDSWYSKWHKMEQKFRIVYAQKGYLEELVRLRESQLKDLEAENRRLQLQLEEAAAQNQREKRELEGVILELQEQLTGLIPGDHAPLAQGSKEFTTPLVNQWPSLSTLNRPEGAGNSKLYRRHSFLSTEPLSAEASLSSDSQRLGEGKRDEEPWGPIGSSEPN
- the Rundc3a gene encoding RUN domain-containing protein 3A isoform X4, with translation MEASFVQTTMALGLPSKKASSRNVIVERRNLITVCRFSVKTLLEKYTAEPIDDSSEEFVNFAAILEQILSHRFKACAPAGPVSWFSSDGQRGFWDYIRLACSKVPNNCVSSIENMENISTARAKGRAWIRVALMEKRMSEYITTALRDNRTTRRFYDSGAIMLREEATVLTGMLIGLSAIDFSFCLKGEVLDGKTPVVIDYTPYLKFTQSYDYLTDEEERHSAESSTSEDNSPEHPYLPLVTDEDSWYSKWHKMEQKFRIVYAQKGYLEELVRLRESQLKDLEAENRRLQLQLEEAAAQNQREKRELEGVILELQEQLTGLIPGDHAPLAQGSKEFTTPLVNQWPSLSTLNRPEGAGNSKLYRRHSFLSTEPLSAEASLSSDSQRLGEGKRDEEPWGPIGSSEPN
- the Rundc3a gene encoding RUN domain-containing protein 3A isoform X6; protein product: MEASFVQTTMALGLPSKKASSRNVIVERRNLITVCRFSVKTLLEKYTAEPIDDSSEEFVNFAAILEQILSHRFKGPVSWFSSDGQRGFWDYIRLACSKVPNNCVSSIENMENISTARAKGRAWIRVALMEKRMSEYITTALRDNRTTRRFYDSGAIMLREEATVLTGMLIGLSAIDFSFCLKGEVLDGKTPVVIDYTPYLKFTQSYDYLTDEEERHSAESSTSEDNSPEHPYLPLVTDEDSWYSKWHKMEQKFRIVYAQKGYLEELVRLRESQLKDLEAENRRLQLQLEEAAAQNQREKRELEGVILELQEQLTGLIPGDHAPLAQGSKEFTTPLVNQWPSLSTLNRPEGAGNSKLYRRHSFLSTEPLSAEASLSSDSQRLGEGKRDEEPWGPIGSSEPN